In the Malaya genurostris strain Urasoe2022 chromosome 1, Malgen_1.1, whole genome shotgun sequence genome, one interval contains:
- the LOC131426442 gene encoding uncharacterized protein K02A2.6-like, whose product MSIPNGQQHAFLQQQGQQQQVPPATDELLRQCLHLMTQVLQQQQNSQQSQENFIRQVVSEVHAGAAPSPEQILDSLAGNIKEFRYDADSSITFAAWFTRYDELFEKDAARLDDQAKVRLLLRKLGTSEHERYVSFILPRTPKEHTFADTVAKLKSLFGAKESVISRRYRTLQIAKQPTEDHIAYACRVNKLCVEFELGKLSEQQFKCLMFVCGLKSERDSETRTRLLSRIEENNNLTLEQLSNECQRLINLKHDNAMIESAASFDQVNQLKQKYDSNRNRRQLSPRSDANNTKRKPDTPCWYCGAFHYVRDCPYKNRQCPDCSRYGHRQGYCASSKKKKRGGKRSVASKVVVVNMCNVQRRRKFVSVVLNGTHIHLQLDTASDITVISKPIWRKVGSPRLSPSTVKAKTASGNILSFEGEFRCDVTIGGNTRSEIIRVTEKQLQILGSDLVDSFDLWSVPMDTFCCQVSSSSTSSAALSSAFPEVFSEKLGLCNKVQVKLDVKDQCKPIFCPKRPVAYSMYNAVDQELDRLQQLNIITPVDYSEWAAPIVVVRKANGAIRVCGDYSTGLNSALQPHQYPLPLPEDIFAKLANCKVFSQIDLSDAFLQVEVDEQFRHLLTINTHRGLFHYNRLPPGVKVAPGIFQQLIDTMLAGLEKVSGYLDDVIVGGEDEAAHNRNLKAVLQRIQDFGFTIRAEKCTFGKKQIPYLGYIVDHRGLRPDPAKIEAIVQLPPPTDVHGVRSFLGAINYYGKFVPNMRMLRFPLDNLLKSQSKFQWTTECQQAFERFKQILTSDLLLTHYDPKKEIIVSADASSVGVGATISHRFPDGSIKIVQHASRALTKAEQNYSQPDREGLAIIFAVTKFHKMIFGRRFLLQTDHAPLLRIFGSKKGIPVYTANRLQRFALTLLLYDFTIEYVPTDKFGNADVLSRLIKRHARPDEDYVIASIILEKDVRSVAVDTVDALPLTFRNVARSTQADPVLRKVYRFITDGWPQAKAIDPELQRFQVRQESLTTVDGCILFADRLVIPAQYRKRCLDQLHNGHPGTQRMKAIARSYVYWPSIDEDIAGYVKTCRHCAATAKSPPHAVPVPKASGPWQRVHVDFAGPIDGEY is encoded by the coding sequence ATGAGTATCCCGAATGGACAGCAGCATGCCTTTCTGCAGCAACAAGGCCAACAGCAGCAAGTTCCTCCAGCTACGGATGAGCTCCTTCGTCAGTGTTTGCACCTGATGACACAAGTTCTCCAGCAACAGCAGAACAGTCAGCAGTCACAAGAGAACTTCATCAGGCAAGTCGTTTCGGAAGTGCATGCGGGCGCAGCACCCAGTCCGGAACAAATTCTCGATTCCCTTGCTGGGAATATCAAGGAGTTCCGCTACGACGCGGACAGTAGCATCACGTTTGCAGCCTGGTTCACGAGGTACGACGAGCTGTTCGAAAAGGATGCTGCTCGGTTGGACGACCAAGCGAAGGTCAGATTGCTGCTCAGAAAGCTGGGAACATCTGAACACGAAAGGTACGTCTCTTTTATTCTGCCGAGAACACCGAAGGAACATACTTTTGCAGACACGGtcgcaaaattgaaaagtttgttcGGGGCGAAAGAGTCGGTGATCAGCAGGCGATACAGAACCCTTCAGATCGCTAAACAACCGACCGAAGATCACATCGCTTACGCCTGCCGTGTGAATAAGCTCTGCGTCGAGTTCGAGCTGGGAAAGTTGTCAGAGCAACAGTTCAAGTGCTTGATGTTCGTGTGCGGACTAAAGTCTGAGCGTGATTCAGAGACTCGGACCCGACTCCTGTCACGGATTGAGGAGAACAATAACCTCACGTTGGAGCAATTATCGAATGAATGCCAGCGTCTCATCAATCTCAAACACGATAATGCTATGATCGAATCTGCTGCATCTTTCGATCAGGTTAATCAGCTCAAGCAGAAATATGACAGTAATCGTAACAGACGTCAGCTGTCTCCCAGGTCAGATGCGAACAACACAAAGCGGAAACCCGATACTCCGTGCTGGTATTGTGGTGCGTTCCATTATGTTCGTGACTGCCCGTACAAGAACCGTCAATGTCCCGATTGTAGTCGGTACGGTCATCGTCAAGGATACTGTGCAAGTTccaagaagaagaagagagGTGGAAAACGTTCGGTGGCCAGCAAGGTTGTCGTTGTCAACATGTGCAACGTGCAGAGGCGGCGGAAATTTGTCTCCGTTGTGCTAAATGGAACTCACATCCATCTTCAGTTAGACACAGCGTCCGACATCACGGTCATCAGCAAACCGATCTGGCGAAAGGTCGGTAGTCCCAGATTATCACCATCTACAGTGAAGGCGAAAACAGCATCTGGGAACATTTTGTCATTCGAAGGTGAATTTCGATGTGACGTCACCATCGGCGGAAACACTCGCAGCGAAATTATCCGGGTAACTGAAAAGCAGCTGCAAATTCTCGGATCTGATTTGGTCGATAGCTTCGATTTATGGTCCGTGCCAATGGATACTTTTTGCTGCCAGGTATCTAGTTCTTCGACTTCCAGCGCAGCGCTTAGTTCTGCATTTCcagaagttttcagtgagaaactTGGGCTCTGCAATAAGGTACAGGTGAAGTTAGACGTAAAGGATCAGTGCAAGCCCATTTTCTGTCCCAAACGCCCGGTTGCGTACTCTATGTACAACGCAGTCGATCAAGAGTTGGACCGGTTACAGCAGCTGAACATCATTACACCGGTCGACTACTCGGAGTGGGCAGCACCAATCGTCGTAGTGCGCAAAGCAAATGGTGCCATTCGTGTTTGCGGAGATTATTCTACAGGACTCAACTCCGCTCTTCAGCCTCACCAATACCCGCTCCCTCTTCCGGAAGACATCTTCGCTAAGCTGGCTAACTGCAAAGTTTTCAGTCAGATCGATCTTTCGGATGCATTTTTGCAAGTTGAGGTCGACGAGCAGTTTCGTCATCTGCTCACCATCAACACGCACCGTGGTTTGTTTCATTACAATCGTCTTCCACCTGGTGTAAAGGTAGCACCGGGTATCTTCCAGCAGCTCATCGACACCATGCTAGCCGGGTTGGAAAAAGTTTCCGGTTATCTCGATGACGTTATCGTTGGCGGTGAAGACGAAGCAGCTCACAACCGCAACCTGAAAGCAGTTCTTCAGCGAATCCAGGATTTTGGGTTCACCATTAGAGCCGAAAAATGTACCTTCGGCAAGAAGCAGATACCGTATCTGGGCTACATTGTTGACCATCGAGGTCTGCGTCCAGATCCAGCCAAAATCGAGGCAATAGTGCAGCTTCCGCCTCCCACTGACGTTCACGGTGTACGTTCCTTCCTCGGGGCGATCAATTATTACGGGAAGTTTGTCCCGAACATGCGAATGCTTCGCTTCCCGCTGGACAATCTGCTGAAATCGCAGTCGAAATTCCAGTGGACAACGGAGTGCCAGCAGGCATTCGAGCGTTTCAAGCAGATTCTCACCTCAGATCTTCTACTAACGCACTACGATCCGAAAAAGGAGATCATTGTTTCTGCTGACGCATCTTCAGTTGGTGTTGGAGCCACAATCAGTCACAGGTTCCCAGATGGCTCCATCAAAATAGTACAGCATGCTTCCAGAGCACTTACGAAGGCAGAGCAGAACTACAGTCAACCGGATCGTGAAGGTCTAGCTATCATCTTTGCCGTCACCAAGTTTCACAAAATGATCTTCGGACGGCGCTTCTTGCTGCAGACTGACCACGCTCCGCTGCTCCGAATCTTCGGGTCCAAGAAGGGCATACCGGTATACACAGCCAACCGGTTACAGCGCTTTGCCCTCACTCTACTGCTGTACGATTTCACCATCGAGTACGTTCCCACTGATAAGTTCGGTAACGCCGACGTGCTGTCCCGGTTGATAAAACGACACGCGCGACCAGATGAAGACTACGTCATCGCCAGCATAATTCTCGAGAAGGATGTTAGGTCAGTAGCAGTTGATACAGTAGATGCGTTGCCTCTTACTTTCAGAAACGTCGCTCGAAGTACCCAAGCTGATCCAGTTCTCCGGAAGGTCTATCGTTTTATAACCGACGGTTGGCCTCAAGCGAAAGCAATCGATCCGGAGCTACAACGATTCCAAGTCAGACAGGAATCCCTCACTACCGTTGATGGATGCATACTGTTCGCTGATCGGCTCGTCATCCCAGCTCAGTACCGCAAGCGTTGTTTAGATCAGCTTCACAATGGTCATCCTGGTACACAGCGTATGAAGGCCATCGCCAGGAGCTACGTCTATTGGCCATCCATCGACGAAGACATCGCCGGTTATGTGAAAACATGTCGGCATTGTGCAGCGACTGCCAAGTCACCGCCTCACGCCGTCCCAGTGCCGAAGGCATCGGGACCTTGGCAGCGTGTTCACGTAGACTTCGCCGGTCCCATCGACGGTGAGTACTAA
- the LOC131426450 gene encoding uncharacterized protein K02A2.6-like, producing the protein MLAVDSFSKWPEIVQTRRITAVATISILRSLFARLGMPVTLVSDNGTQFTSVEFANFCALNGIEHVTTAPFHPQSNGQVERFVDTFKRAVKKIQEGRGSIAEALDTFLLTYRSTPNRTAPEGKSPSEVMFGRRIRTCLELLRPSSAILPMTPHVQQDQQRRSFNRNELVFAKVHHRNTWKWAPGVILEKIGNVMYNVLVDRRVLRSHINQLRCRTGTVSPNTGSLSSVSSSTKLLPLDVLLGAWDLPKLSDSTPAVSSVGSPQSLVTHSSQSPTLQPMTPTRLSSTPTSVPLPQLVASPSSSSLSSSTAASTEFESATEADLVETLPRRSTRTRSRPQWFDPYHLY; encoded by the coding sequence ATGCTAGCGGTCGACTCCTTCTCCAAGTGGCCGGAGATTGTGCAAACCCGACGAATCACTGCAGTAGCAACCATCAGTATTCTTCGAAGTCTATTTGCAAGGCTCGGTATGCCTGTAACGCTAGTATCGGATAACGGTACTCAGTTTACGAGTGTGGAATTTGCCAACTTCTGTGCTCTCAACGGTATCGAGCATGTCACAACGGCCCCGTTCCATCCCCAGTCTAACGGCCAAGTTGAAAGGTTCGTTGACACCTTCAAGCGGGCcgtcaaaaaaattcaagaggGGAGAGGATCCATTGCTGAAGCTCTAGACACCTTCCTGCTAACCTACAGAAGTACGCCCAACCGCACTGCGCCTGAAGGTAAATCACCATCGGAGGTTATGTTTGGTCGTCGTATACGGACTTGTCTGGAGCTACTTCGCCCATCATCAGCAATTTTACCAATGACACCGCATGTTCAACAAGATCAACAGCGAAGATCGTTCAATCGAAACGAACTGGTTTTCGCAAAGGTTCATCACAGAAACACTTGGAAGTGGGCTCCTGGTGTTATTCTGGAGAAGATAGGTAATGTGATGTACAACGTTTTGGTTGATCGTCGAGTTCTGCGTTCCCATATCAACCAATTACGATGTCGTACTGGAACTGTTTCACCCAACACCGGTTCTTTATCGTCAGTCAGCAGTAGTACTAAATTGTTGCCTCTCGACGTCCTTCTTGGTGCCTGGGATCTACCGAAGCTTTCAGACAGTACACCCGCAGTATCATCCGTTGGCTCACCGCAGTCTTTGGTTACGCATAGCTCACAATCGCCGACGTTACAGCCGATGACACCGACACGTTTGTCTTCTACTCCCACAAGTGTTCCACTACCTCAGCTAGTGGCAAGTCCGTCGTCCTCGTCATTATCTTCATCTACAGCAGCATCAACGGAGTTCGAGTCAGCGACCGAAGCAGACCTGGTGGAAACTTTACCGCGTCGTTCCACCCGGACCAGAAGTCGGCCACAATGGTTCGACCCGTACCACCTTTATTAA